A genomic window from Candidatus Obscuribacter sp. includes:
- a CDS encoding prephenate dehydrogenase, with protein sequence MPKPKSVAVIGFGRFGQLWASILKDDFTLCVYDEKHDTEIAAASLGFSYKPLQEALKSDVIFYCVPISRFEDTLISHLPHFANQSGAKTLIDVLSVKSHPMEVFAKHLPPGYSAILTHPMFGPDSFTDKSGSKKTLVIDCKDKGDKYQFWLEYFRAKDFMVLPMSADEHDRLAAQSQ encoded by the coding sequence GTGCCGAAACCTAAATCAGTTGCAGTTATTGGATTCGGTAGATTCGGTCAACTCTGGGCATCGATTTTAAAAGATGATTTTACACTTTGTGTCTATGACGAAAAGCATGACACCGAGATTGCTGCGGCCAGCCTTGGTTTCAGCTATAAACCATTGCAAGAAGCACTCAAAAGTGATGTGATTTTCTACTGCGTTCCTATTTCTCGATTTGAAGACACCTTAATTTCGCACCTGCCACACTTTGCCAATCAAAGTGGCGCCAAGACTCTGATTGACGTGCTTTCTGTCAAATCACATCCCATGGAGGTCTTCGCGAAACACCTCCCACCAGGTTATAGCGCCATACTAACCCATCCAATGTTTGGTCCAGATAGCTTCACGGACAAGTCTGGAAGTAAAAAAACACTGGTAATTGATTGCAAAGATAAGGGAGACAAATATCAGTTCTGGCTTGAGTATTTTCGGGCAAAAGACTTTATGGTACTGCCAATGAGCGCAGATGAGCACGATCGCCTGGCGGCGCAAAGCCAGTGA
- a CDS encoding flippase-like domain-containing protein codes for MNSTLKVIKSRGAIVFAGLFVSMLLLVMTSRTIKWDNVSQAFATAIWLPWVPLAVATYMVGMLLRGLRLKQLVGGEATVTTATASNIIAVGYAVNNILPARLGEFARAGMLAERTGLPYALALTVTFLERLLDGLTILCLFVAASLITPTEAWMRNAAQIAGLIFAMVLPCVFFLAIFPQVSFNLASQVSHPFGRKIHHKVLALTTQVSRGFSCLRDATSSLTVLLLSFIIWIVEGLMFALIMPCFKITLSPIKAMAVMAFTNLGILVPSTPGYLAVYHRCCSEALQAVTSKPGASFLPPFMPAIISQAILPFNIATVDPSTAISYAVVVHLIFYSTVTIWGVIAMARYGVELGATAALAWEAKPVGLAELASESNFALITSVPSLKSEELPIKLTPFWIALTEAICPAVAKIDSAQQKQACTMAAQFLCEELSALPVKLRTLIKIGMFGFRLGAIAFGLNLFENLSLDKRVTLVNAWSFGKIELTRKMFKPLRSIALLAYFEDSAVQKSLDDMEAEGKTGTVSPAMTEVPKP; via the coding sequence ATGAATTCAACCCTCAAAGTAATTAAGAGCCGCGGCGCAATTGTCTTTGCCGGACTTTTTGTGAGCATGCTCTTGCTTGTCATGACCAGCCGCACTATCAAGTGGGACAATGTCAGTCAGGCTTTTGCCACTGCTATATGGTTGCCCTGGGTGCCTCTGGCGGTAGCAACTTATATGGTGGGCATGCTCTTAAGGGGTCTCCGCCTCAAGCAGTTAGTCGGTGGTGAAGCCACAGTGACCACTGCTACGGCAAGCAATATTATTGCAGTTGGCTATGCCGTCAACAACATTTTGCCAGCCAGACTGGGCGAGTTTGCCAGAGCCGGTATGCTGGCGGAACGCACGGGTTTGCCCTATGCCCTGGCGCTGACAGTTACCTTTTTGGAAAGATTACTGGATGGACTCACCATTCTTTGCCTTTTTGTAGCGGCCAGCCTGATTACGCCCACCGAAGCCTGGATGAGAAATGCCGCTCAAATTGCTGGCTTAATTTTTGCAATGGTGTTGCCTTGTGTCTTCTTTCTCGCGATTTTCCCGCAGGTTTCGTTTAATCTTGCCTCCCAGGTAAGTCATCCTTTTGGTCGCAAAATCCACCACAAAGTACTGGCACTGACTACTCAAGTCAGTCGAGGCTTTAGCTGTCTGCGCGACGCCACATCATCTCTAACTGTACTCTTGCTTAGTTTTATCATCTGGATCGTCGAAGGTCTGATGTTTGCGCTAATAATGCCGTGCTTTAAAATTACGCTTAGCCCAATAAAAGCGATGGCAGTGATGGCCTTTACCAATCTCGGCATCCTCGTACCATCGACACCAGGCTACCTTGCTGTTTATCACCGCTGCTGCTCCGAAGCACTACAGGCGGTGACAAGCAAACCGGGTGCGTCATTTTTGCCACCATTTATGCCGGCCATTATAAGTCAGGCCATCTTGCCCTTTAACATAGCCACAGTAGATCCCAGTACAGCGATAAGTTATGCCGTTGTAGTGCACCTGATTTTTTATTCTACTGTCACCATCTGGGGCGTCATTGCCATGGCCAGATATGGCGTAGAGCTTGGTGCCACTGCCGCTCTCGCCTGGGAAGCCAAGCCGGTCGGTCTGGCAGAGCTGGCATCCGAAAGCAACTTTGCTCTAATTACTTCGGTACCATCACTTAAGAGCGAAGAACTACCAATTAAGCTGACACCATTTTGGATTGCCCTGACTGAAGCAATCTGCCCGGCTGTAGCCAAAATTGATAGCGCTCAGCAAAAACAAGCCTGTACGATGGCGGCGCAATTTTTGTGCGAAGAGCTCTCTGCACTGCCAGTCAAACTGCGCACCCTGATTAAAATCGGCATGTTTGGCTTTAGACTTGGAGCTATCGCCTTTGGTCTTAATCTCTTTGAAAATCTAAGCCTGGACAAGCGAGTCACTCTTGTAAATGCCTGGTCTTTTGGCAAAATCGAACTTACCCGCAAAATGTTTAAACCACTGCGCAGCATTGCACTGCTAGCCTACTTTGAAGACAGTGCCGTGCAAAAAAGCCTGGACGACATGGAAGCTGAAGGCAAAACTGGCACAGTGAGCCCGGCAATGACGGAAGTGCCCAAGCCATGA
- a CDS encoding type IV toxin-antitoxin system AbiEi family antitoxin domain-containing protein has product MGAHEQPVSPYLRFLFGLPKGHILTTRDLLPFARRTTIDTALSRMVRGGVLERLTRGVFRFHDAKNKKVTVKQIAAIKRKAFGRKIATVANNISRDCLSRLDDRGKELLKPSQETLATDGRTSSFIMHTNGWRINLKSVSPRLLALGESNAAKAMRDLWLIGSKDITLDDIEEVWQDLKPRDKAKIPALKKLLPQWLTEILPTTPTHVLEDLMIRPARKPIFIKPLKKPNNDELENPSATNSKQETNPSSPETDTREAGEAGDSTKAGEANNNCDAPKESDAPGENSESAENTYKTENTDNQSPELDDYDCH; this is encoded by the coding sequence ATGGGTGCACATGAACAGCCGGTTTCGCCGTATTTAAGGTTTTTGTTTGGACTTCCAAAAGGACATATTCTTACAACGAGAGATTTGCTGCCTTTTGCTAGACGGACGACAATCGATACCGCCTTATCACGGATGGTACGAGGAGGAGTTCTAGAACGCCTGACCAGAGGGGTTTTTAGATTTCATGACGCAAAAAACAAGAAGGTGACAGTAAAACAAATCGCAGCAATTAAAAGAAAAGCATTTGGCAGAAAGATAGCGACTGTAGCGAACAATATAAGTCGAGACTGCCTCAGTCGCTTGGACGATCGAGGCAAAGAACTACTCAAGCCATCACAAGAAACGTTGGCTACAGACGGACGCACCAGCTCTTTTATAATGCACACAAATGGGTGGCGCATCAATCTCAAAAGTGTCAGCCCAAGGCTTCTAGCACTGGGAGAGTCCAACGCGGCTAAAGCAATGCGGGATTTATGGCTAATTGGCAGCAAAGATATCACTTTGGATGATATAGAAGAAGTCTGGCAAGACTTAAAACCAAGGGATAAGGCAAAAATCCCAGCACTTAAGAAGCTCCTGCCACAGTGGCTTACAGAAATTCTCCCGACAACACCGACTCATGTTTTAGAAGATCTGATGATCCGACCTGCACGCAAACCAATATTTATAAAACCGCTTAAAAAGCCAAACAATGATGAACTAGAGAATCCCTCTGCGACAAATAGCAAGCAAGAAACAAATCCATCATCGCCTGAAACTGATACAAGAGAGGCAGGAGAAGCAGGAGATTCAACAAAAGCGGGCGAAGCAAACAACAATTGCGATGCCCCCAAAGAGTCTGATGCGCCGGGCGAAAACTCTGAAAGCGCTGAAAACACTTATAAAACCGAGAATACTGACAATCAATCGCCAGAACTTGATGATTATGACTGCCATTGA
- a CDS encoding tetratricopeptide repeat protein — MDSTQGEVKVIDESSLRQYFRHLLDVAPGVGRKQLRQSRDRLNSRLRERLGQAQGSERAHLENLIEQVNSAFECLTNNERFSEYLTRVNHSGSNFDLERVPEELNTKPKAPPRRQVERRQAHTQERMERISALIAETIATSSQAEARRLTTGKLPESDAFYETIYAHAKAAGQALKVSEIAQAEKSGKYDIDEHCIAELDAFIEDKAEIAAGKEYDRLEYMAAQLPEPHGKSRIVAASLTVIILLLVGYYAWFAMSQGPVLMKQEGVTASTLSANDIALAESQFEAGVEVPAIDKLTCLDKMVSTAGFAGIAGVANDLGKPGAQDYQKGIKLVYENNYNGALECFEKASKSKEVASQSYYCKGVLYGARGQIDDALNAYSLALINNPNFVQALYNRALCHQITGSLLLKSQVPADRANCMRNLQSALNNYKLALKLDPRLAQAHFNLGWVNYCLGRTTNAIQDFGQCSELSSMVPASDYNKNVLVHSQDTTGSVTTPLTVGMPPAPVGPVGPAGPQ, encoded by the coding sequence ATGGATTCGACACAGGGCGAGGTCAAGGTGATTGACGAGTCATCACTACGGCAATATTTCCGTCATTTGCTCGATGTCGCCCCTGGTGTGGGTCGCAAACAACTGAGACAGTCAAGAGACCGGCTCAATAGTCGTTTGCGTGAGCGTTTGGGTCAAGCTCAAGGCTCAGAGCGTGCTCACCTCGAAAATCTAATCGAGCAAGTTAATTCGGCTTTTGAATGTCTCACTAATAATGAGAGATTTAGCGAATATCTAACCCGGGTCAACCACTCAGGCAGTAATTTTGACCTGGAGCGGGTGCCTGAAGAACTCAATACAAAGCCCAAGGCGCCGCCGCGCAGACAAGTCGAAAGACGTCAGGCGCACACGCAGGAGCGCATGGAGCGTATTTCTGCCTTGATTGCCGAGACGATTGCTACATCCAGTCAGGCCGAGGCGCGCCGTTTGACCACGGGTAAGTTGCCGGAGTCGGACGCCTTTTATGAGACTATCTATGCTCATGCCAAAGCCGCCGGGCAAGCACTTAAGGTAAGCGAAATAGCGCAAGCTGAAAAGTCTGGCAAGTACGACATTGACGAGCATTGTATTGCCGAACTAGATGCCTTTATCGAAGATAAAGCTGAAATAGCAGCAGGCAAAGAGTACGACCGCCTAGAATATATGGCCGCTCAACTACCTGAGCCCCACGGCAAAAGCCGCATTGTAGCAGCTTCTCTGACAGTGATTATCTTGCTTCTGGTGGGTTATTACGCCTGGTTTGCCATGAGTCAGGGGCCGGTTTTGATGAAGCAGGAAGGCGTGACTGCCTCAACTCTCAGTGCTAACGATATTGCGCTTGCCGAAAGTCAGTTTGAGGCGGGAGTGGAAGTGCCTGCTATAGATAAACTCACTTGTTTGGATAAGATGGTCTCCACTGCTGGCTTTGCTGGTATTGCCGGTGTAGCCAACGACCTGGGTAAACCTGGGGCACAGGATTACCAGAAAGGCATCAAACTGGTATACGAAAACAATTACAACGGTGCTCTTGAGTGTTTTGAGAAAGCCTCCAAGAGCAAAGAGGTTGCCAGCCAGTCCTATTATTGCAAGGGTGTATTGTACGGCGCTCGTGGACAAATTGATGATGCGTTAAATGCTTATTCACTGGCGCTGATAAACAATCCTAACTTTGTTCAAGCTCTATACAATAGAGCGCTATGTCATCAGATCACGGGTAGCTTACTGCTCAAGAGTCAAGTGCCAGCAGACAGAGCAAATTGTATGCGTAATTTGCAGTCAGCTCTCAATAACTATAAGTTAGCCCTTAAGTTAGACCCCCGTCTCGCTCAGGCTCATTTTAATCTAGGCTGGGTTAATTATTGTCTGGGTCGCACAACCAATGCTATTCAAGATTTTGGTCAATGTTCAGAGTTGAGTTCGATGGTACCTGCTAGCGACTACAACAAAAATGTACTGGTGCACTCTCAAGATACCACTGGCAGTGTCACAACTCCTCTTACGGTAGGGATGCCACCGGCTCCAGTGGGACCAGTTGGACCAGCGGGACCACAGTAA